A section of the Falco peregrinus isolate bFalPer1 chromosome 3, bFalPer1.pri, whole genome shotgun sequence genome encodes:
- the LOC101910673 gene encoding protein-arginine deiminase type-1, with amino-acid sequence MPQRHVIQMSTSHASYGVCVLGTEVFLDTRRSTPKGATSFDVHATSAVTVHIIHSLTTKPMINSRWPLDPDIEVVVTIDVTSRTVNDNKVKISYYGREGNELSVAWLYLTCVDVSLDVDLSRSGRVKSKGKDKAKWTWGPDGQGAVLLVNCDRDSPGRGGTDSGEVDIRTSADLQDMSVMLLRTQGPSAIFTEYQVVLHVPESDADKVRVFHAIRSDSHPQYKPVLGPDKLSYVLDHVGSGENTFYVEGLAFPDVGFSGLVSFSVSLLEVPHKNSPGTPIFTDTVVFRVAPWIMTPNTQQPMEVFVCSIQRGSDSNEVFLEGLQVLLKKANCKLTICSEVETRSDRWIQDELEFGYVEAPHKTFPVVFDSPRNRGLKDFAFKKILGPDFGYVTREPPRRDVSSLDSFGNLDVSPPVTVQGKEYPLGRILIGSPLPWSSGRRMSKAVRDFLYAQKVQAPVEVYSEWLSVGHVDEFLTFVPAYDRKGFRLLLASPNACYKLFKEKQRQGHGEATQLVGLKGSERRSIDEILADESLKNDNRHVQRCIDWNRDLLKQELGLSEQDIIDIPQLFILKGSRADALFPDMVNMLVLGRHLGIPKPFGPLVGGQCCLEERVRALLEPLGLTCTFIDDYYSYHVLSGDVHCGTNVRRKPLAFKWWHMVP; translated from the exons atcTACCCCCAAAGGTGCCACGTCATTTGATGTCCATGCCACCTCTGCAGTTACGGTCCATATCATCCACAGCCTCACGACAAAACCCATGATTAACTCCAGATGGCCCCTGGATCCAGATATAGAGGTTGTAGTGACCATTGATGTCACCAGCAGGACAGTAAATGACAATAAG GTTAAGATTTCATACTACGGACGAGAAGGCAATGAGCTTTCGGTGGCTTGGTTGTATCTCACTTGCGTAG ATGTATCCCTGGATGTGGACTTGAGCCGTAGTGGCCGAGTGAAGAGCAAAGGGAAGGACAAG GCCAAATGGACGTGGGGTCCAGATGGGCAAGGTGCCGTGCTGCTGGTCAACTGCGACCGGgacagccctggcagggggggGACGGACAGCGGTGAGGTGGACATACGGACCAGTGCAG ACCTTCAGGACATGTCTGTCATGCTGCTGCGGACTCAGGGTCCCAGTGCTATCTTTACTGAGTACCAGGTGGTCCTGCATGTCCCTGAGTCGGATGCGGATAAAGTACGGGTTTTCCATGCTATCC GGAGTGACTCACACCCCCAGTACAAACCTGTGCTGGGGCCAGACAAGCTCTCCTACGTGCTGGACCATGTCGGCAGTGGAGAAAACACCTTCTACGTTGAAGGGTTGGCTTTCCCCGATGTGGGCTTCTCTGGGTTGGTTTCCTTCAGCGTCAGCTTGCTGGAGGTCCCCCATAAG AATTCACCGGGCACTCCAATTTTCACGGATACAGTGGTTTTCCGCGTGGCACCCTGGATAATGACACCCAACACCCAGCAGCCTATGGAGGTTTTTGTCTGCAG caTCCAGCGAGGCTCAGACTCCAATGAAGTCTTTCTGGAAGGGCTCCAGGTCCTGCTGAAGAAAGCCAACTGCAAGCTGACCATCTGTTCAGAAGTGGAAACCCGGAGTGACCGCTGGATCCAG GACGAGCTAGAGTTTGGCTATGTGGAAGCGCCACACAAGACCTTCCCTGTCGTCTTTGACTCACCCAGGAACAGAGGCTTgaaggattttgcttttaaaaagatccTG GGTCCTGATTTTGGCTACGTGACCCGTGAGCCCCCCAGGAGAGACGTCTCCAGCCTTGACTCCTTTGGCAACCTGGATGTCAGCCCACCGGTGACAGTGCAAGGGAAGGAGTATCCCCTGGGCCGGATCCTGATCGGCAGCCCCCTGCCTTG gtcCTCCGGCCGGCGGATGTCCAAGGCGGTCAGGGATTTTCTTTACGCCCAGAAGGTGCAGGCACCGGTGGAGGTTTACTCGGAGTGGCTGAGCGTGGGCCACGTGGATGAATTCCTCACCTTTGTCCCTGCTTATGATAGGAAG GGATTCCGGCTTCTCTTGGCCAGCCCCAACGCCTGCTACAAGCTCTTCAAGGAGAAGCAGAGGCAGGGCCACGGGGAAGCTACTCAGCTTGTTG GGCTGAAGGGCAGTGAGAGGAGAAGCATTGATGAGATCCTGGCAGACGAGTCATTGAAGAACGACAACAGGCATGTGCAG CGCTGCATTGACTGGAACCGCGACCTCCTGAAGCAGGAGCTGGGCCTGAGTGAGCAGGACATCATTGATATCCCCCAGCTCTTCATCCTGAAGGGCTCCCGCGCAGATGCCCTCTTCCCAGACATG GTGAAcatgctggtgctgggcaggcaCCTGGGCATCCCCAAGCCCTTTGGACCGCTGGTGGGTGGGCAATGCTGCTTGGAGGAGCGGGTGCGGGCGCTGCTGGAGCCCCTGGGCCTCACCTGCACCTTCATCGACGACTACTACTCCTACCATGTCCTCTCTGGCGACGTCCACTGCGGCACCAACGTCCGCCGTAAGCCCCTCGCCTTCAAATGGTGGCACATGGTGCCTTGA